A single Lactuca sativa cultivar Salinas chromosome 8, Lsat_Salinas_v11, whole genome shotgun sequence DNA region contains:
- the LOC111917029 gene encoding serine/threonine-protein kinase VPS15 isoform X2, translated as MLHGSAQVVVGSSDGIIHMFSVDYVSRGLGTVVEKYSGIADVKQNGIGEGAILTLLNYSSHGDDGKMIHNCGIHLSDTRQNSNAWNTKVIPEEGYVSTLVTSPCGNWFVSGSSIGGLTLWDLRFGIPVNSWQYSVPCPVEDMCPFAPPQSTTLSTTVRPLVYVAAGCNEVSLWNAENGSYPQVLRVANNESDGEISDMPWALARASTSTSSKTNSKGDSRRNVNYKCRVDELNEPPARSHGIRSLLPLPGGDLLTGGTDLKIRRWDHF; from the exons ATGCTCCATGGATCTGCTCAAGTAGTTGTCGGATCATCCGATGGAATAATCCACATGTTCTCAGTCGATTACGTCTCCCGAGGACTCGGAACTGTTGTCGAGAAATACTCTGGAATCGCTGATGTCAAACAGAATGGAATCGGAGAAGGTGCAATTCTAACACTGTTAAACTACTCTTCGCATGGTGATGACGGGAAAATGATTCACAACTGTGGAATCCATTTGTCGGATACGCGACAGAATTCAAACGCATGGAATACGAAAGTGATTCCAGAAGAGGGTTATGTTTCTACTCTTGTGACAAGTCCATGTGGGAATTGGTTTGTTTCGGGGTCTTCTATAGGGGGTTTGACTTTATGGGATTTGAGATTTGGTATACCTGTGAACTCATGGCAGTATTCTGTTCCATGTCCTGTTGAAGACATGTGTCCTTTTGCCCCTCCTCAGAGTACCACGTTGTCTACAACTGTTAGGCCACTTGTTTATGTTGCTGCAGGTTGTAATGAAGTTTCTCTCTGGAATGCAGAAAATGGGAGTTATCCTCAG GTGTTGAGAGTTGCAAATAATGAGAGCGATGGTGAGATTTCTGACATGCCTTGGGCATTGGCTAGAGCATCTACATCTACATCTAGCAAGACAAATTCAAAAGGTGATTCTAGAAGGAATGTGAATTATAAGTGTAGAGTAGATGAGTTGAATGAACCTCCTGCTAGATCACATGGAATCCGTTCATTGCTACCTTTACCTGGTGGAGATTTATTAACCGGTGGGACCGACTTAAAAATTCGTCGATGGGATCATT TTTGA
- the LOC111917029 gene encoding serine/threonine-protein kinase VPS15 isoform X1, producing the protein MLHGSAQVVVGSSDGIIHMFSVDYVSRGLGTVVEKYSGIADVKQNGIGEGAILTLLNYSSHGDDGKMIHNCGIHLSDTRQNSNAWNTKVIPEEGYVSTLVTSPCGNWFVSGSSIGGLTLWDLRFGIPVNSWQYSVPCPVEDMCPFAPPQSTTLSTTVRPLVYVAAGCNEVSLWNAENGSYPQVLRVANNESDGEISDMPWALARASTSTSSKTNSKGDSRRNVNYKCRVDELNEPPARSHGIRSLLPLPGGDLLTGGTDLKIRRWDHCRFFFCLSNPIAINTDINLVL; encoded by the exons ATGCTCCATGGATCTGCTCAAGTAGTTGTCGGATCATCCGATGGAATAATCCACATGTTCTCAGTCGATTACGTCTCCCGAGGACTCGGAACTGTTGTCGAGAAATACTCTGGAATCGCTGATGTCAAACAGAATGGAATCGGAGAAGGTGCAATTCTAACACTGTTAAACTACTCTTCGCATGGTGATGACGGGAAAATGATTCACAACTGTGGAATCCATTTGTCGGATACGCGACAGAATTCAAACGCATGGAATACGAAAGTGATTCCAGAAGAGGGTTATGTTTCTACTCTTGTGACAAGTCCATGTGGGAATTGGTTTGTTTCGGGGTCTTCTATAGGGGGTTTGACTTTATGGGATTTGAGATTTGGTATACCTGTGAACTCATGGCAGTATTCTGTTCCATGTCCTGTTGAAGACATGTGTCCTTTTGCCCCTCCTCAGAGTACCACGTTGTCTACAACTGTTAGGCCACTTGTTTATGTTGCTGCAGGTTGTAATGAAGTTTCTCTCTGGAATGCAGAAAATGGGAGTTATCCTCAG GTGTTGAGAGTTGCAAATAATGAGAGCGATGGTGAGATTTCTGACATGCCTTGGGCATTGGCTAGAGCATCTACATCTACATCTAGCAAGACAAATTCAAAAGGTGATTCTAGAAGGAATGTGAATTATAAGTGTAGAGTAGATGAGTTGAATGAACCTCCTGCTAGATCACATGGAATCCGTTCATTGCTACCTTTACCTGGTGGAGATTTATTAACCGGTGGGACCGACTTAAAAATTCGTCGATGGGATCATTGTAGGTTTTTTTTTTGTCTGTCTAATCCTATTGCTATTAATACCGACATAAATTTGGTTCTTTAA